The Amblyomma americanum isolate KBUSLIRL-KWMA chromosome 2, ASM5285725v1, whole genome shotgun sequence genome contains the following window.
ATGGATGAAAATGTTCACATACACGTACTCCAGCTCAGCGCCTCACGAGAAAAGCAAAATATCCGCACAATCTTGCAGCTAATATCGGAAGTCACAAACAGAGAACGTATTATGCTTTTGCTGATTGCGGCGTAAACCCAGAAAAGATACCTACCCGAGTGGCCGGATGCATTTCCAGAAATACACTGCTTGGGAAGCTGCAATATATTTTCACGCTCTTTATTTACTCAGCTCTCGAAAGGAAGGATGATGGATTTTGAAAATAGCCAGCATAGCATTTTTGAGGAGCCAGGGAAGAAAAAATTCCACTTTTCATGCCTATAGCAATGAAGATTGAACGTCTcttgcttctttttgtttttcttgaatgCGACTAACACGGACGTTGACATTAAGTGCTGCCAGAATTTTGTGCGTGATTACAGCAGTATTAGCTTCAGCAGAGCACACAGCTACGGCCATTGAGTGGCTGCGTCCCGCATACCTTTTTATTAAATTGACCTTCATTTGCCCATGAAGCTGATTAGGGAGTAGATTGGAAACTGCCCATTGGTAAGCTTTAATAGCTCGCTTCATCATGCACGTAAGAGGAGGAGCCGCTATGCAATCAGCCGAACGCGAATGTCAGCACAATTATAGGCCCCGAAACTACAAAGTAACTAAATTGAAGTGGTttaagaactgaaaaaaaaaattggtgcatGGTGGATTACAAATTATCCACAATGAACTGTGTGTTTTTTAATCCGATAAGTAAAACATTAacattgcatatttataaaaaaGTTATGCAAGAATAAATATATTGCAGAATGTTTCTCTTAAACGGTGTGCACGTCCTGTTTTCGCAACACTTAGCTTATCTTTAGCAAGAAAGTTAGCTCTTTTTAGATCGCTTGGCTAAGTATCAGATCGCAATTATATTATCCCATTTCGTTTCCAATTTTTCTAACGCGCAAGCGACCACTTTGTGCACGTTTTTTAAGGCGATGAAACGGAAAAGCACGTCCGCTGGAAGCTAAACTATAAATATGGCAAGCGATAGACCTTGCTTTATATCGTTCCGTACATTGGGCCAATTATTCGATTAAAGCTGATATATTGACCACCTACAAATGATGCCCCCAAATTTTCCAAAACCTATAACAGGCATCGTTTTCTAAACACCTGCTGTGAGAAGTAAAAGTCGATTACTGAGGAGACAAAACATGCTTTCCATCCAGCAGAATACATCCAAATTTGTTCTCACACTGTACTGCGTTGTCTGATTCTTGTGAACATCTATCACTTCAGGTTTAGAAGGAGTGTCACGGCCGAAACAAATCAGGCGCCCAAACCAGACACCGATGGCTTTGAGCAGCACCACGAACGAGCCGAATCGACTGACGCAGAAAACGGTGCCCAAGCGCCAAATACGAAGCGCTCGTCCAACCGGTTTATGCGCTTCGGCAAATGGAGCCAGCAGTCAGCCACAAAAGGGGACGGTGCGATGCGAGCATCGCACAATAATATCTTGCAATTTGGCATTGGCAAGCTCACGAAGGAAGAAGACGTCGAAGATGTATTGGAACGCATGTACGCCACAGTGGACCGCGCGGTCAGCAAGAGAGCTGGAAACAGAATCATGCATTTTGGCAAACGGGAGCCGGAGTACGGTGTTTCCAGCGGGCTGGTAGGTGAACCGGAGTTCGAGTTGGTCACCGCTGACAAAAAGGTTCTGAACAGAATCCTTCAATTTGGCAAGAGACCCAGCGGTAGTAGCATTGAGATCGAAGCTGAAGACGAAGTAGAGGAGAAAGACAAGCGAGGTCCTCTGGAACATCGCAAAATGCACATTCGCAAGAGAGAGAACGACAACCTTTCTGAAACAATGGCGACCAATATCGATGAAGCACCGGCCACGACTCCTAAAAGGACAGCTGCTTGCCGAAGCAAGTACTCCGGACGAACAGATCCGATTCAGACCGTTACTGGAATAGGAAGGCAGCTGCAGAGACAGTTTCAGGAGTGGAAGAAGCGGAGCCCTATTCTTCACTTTGCCAAAAGGGAGCCTCAGCAGCTGCAGGCAAGGTATTATCTGGCGAAACCTCTCGGAAACAGGATCATGCATTTTGCCAACCGCGGTGGCTATACTTTTTACACCAGCAACCAAGGATCTACCAGTGTTGCGAATGACAAGAGGCTTAAGCGTTCCATCGTGCACTTTGGCAAGCGAGGTGATGACCTCGTATCTTCGACGGGCAGAAACAAGCGAAACCAAATCTTTCATATCGGGAAGCGGGCGAGCGGCGAACTGGACATGACTACAGGTGATCTACCAGTGAACAAGCGTGCAGGAAACAAGATACTCCAGTTCGGTAAACTACTTGAAGGCGCAGACGTTGCAGCGCCTTTGCCTACCTGGCCCTACGGCGCTCACACCAACCTATCGTTGCAGAATGATGTGTCCAAGAGAGCCCATCGAATCCTTCAATTCAGCAAACGTGAAGGCGGCGCCACATACGACGACAAGGGCATGGCGACCGACACGCTCGTCATGGGAGGAGACGATGAATATGTCAGAGCGTCCAAGGTGGCCGGTCTTGGAGGGCCTGAGACGCAGAGCGTGATCAGGAAGAAGCGATCTACTTCGACACGAGGACCGAACTTTGACAACTGCGAGAGGTGCAGCGGAAAACATGTCGATAAGAAGGAGCGCAGGTACAAGCAAGGCAACGTAATCTTCCGCATTGGTTGAGTTTGTATCGCACTTTCCGAGGCTGAGCCATGACAAAACGTCACTTTTCCTGGCATTCCTTCTGTTCCACTCTGCTCGGACACCCTTTTCTTTCTTGTCTGTATGTCTTTTCGTTAACTCTTTGCGATCGCGGGAAAAAGGACAGATCTGGGAGAAGAACCTGAGcgctgccttgtttttttttattggtcaTTGCACTTGTCATTGCAGCAGCCTGTTTACTTTCTGGACAGTGTGTATTGTGCTCGTCCACTGTTGAATAACGAGGCACACTATATCGGTTCTTTTTGTTATCTTCCTGCAGCAAGGTTAACAGGGTTAACTTCATGCCCACGaagggttttttttattttccagcaCTTTCGGAGTGCTTGAAAAACAGAGGTAATATTTAACCAATCAATATTTCTGTGAGTGGCCAGACATTCCTTGCGAGGATGGATTGAGCACTCCCAAAACCCTCTGAAAGTTTCCTTTAAAGTTTTTTTCATGTCCAGCCACAGAAGATCCGCAAAAACAACTGTACATCCCTCTGTGCTTGACAGCAGCTATGTCGTTACGTTTCCAAAATGACAGCATTACTGTCGCTGATCTCGAAAGCAAACTGTGATACCACTTCCAGAGTATGTTCCTCGGAATTGCACTGCATAGCTGCAGAACTATTGGGCATTTTCCAGTTGCATGAGGTCTTATAATTATTTATATTATTCCATTCTATTTCTTTGGAGATGCGATGCAACTTTTCCAATGACTGGTTGTGGTGGTCTTGGTTTCGCACTTGGTGTCGCAAGTTACTCTGATGCTGATGGCactatttatttaattttagaAGACTGGATGACTTCGTGTTCGTGTGTTCTGTGTATTTAGGTGTGAATCGCTTTTGGTAAAATCGTTGCTGCTAGTGTTAGCCTTCCTTTGTTCCATCATATCATATGTTAACGTTCTCTTTTAGGTTGTGCCCATTTACACAAAAGCTTTCAGTTCACACTGCTAACGATTGAGATCGAACGCAGGATATAGTCTCATTATCATGCTATCTCCTATAAGAAGAGAATATAAAATGCTTGTTTATGGCATTAAGGTCCAAGGCTCCATTATAGACGGAAAATTGTTTCAGTCAGTGTTTGCGCGAGGCAGTGCCGTGTTTTTTGTACGGCTTAACTGCACCTTCTCGCACTGAGTGAGAGTGATGGTCAGAAATTGTAAAAAGGGTCAGCTTTCAAATAAGTGGATGATAAAAATACATCAACTTGACTCTTACGGAGTGGTCTTTGTAATTTTTGGTTGCGTCGAAATGCCTTATGCAAGTGAAGAGCCGGGAGGAAATGACAGCGTAAAATCACATTTAGTGCGTCTACGTATCACATTGTGTCTTCACTTCATGTCAGTTCCGAGTAACTTCCTTTTACCTTTATTGAGAAAACGCACAGATTTGGTCACTATTAACGTGATTCTGGCTAGCATGATGTTTTGAATCATTCTCAAAATTTTTAAAGAGATACGCTGTTCCATGCAACCAAAGCCCCGATTAGACTGAGTATAACAAAAGTCTACAATTCATTGCGGGGATCTCTCTTGTATAACGCCATGAGCCGAACAAATCAACCTCGCCCAATGGCCACCTAATCTTTCTTGTAAAATCTGGCCGTAAAGCATATTGGAAGGGCGTATTCGCAGCAGGTGGTGGTCAAATCCTACGTGAGAAACTACCATTCCTGAAAAAATAAATTAGTAGTCTGGCCGGTCTTCCGTATTTGAAATACGTCCGTACTCTTTAAAAGGGTCTGAGCAGTGGGAGTCACATTAGTGAGTGCTTCGTGATTTTTCTTTTGTGCAACTAACCAATTCCATATCTTTACTTCTGAGCTTTTTTTGTGAACAGCCGCTGTTTCAGCTTAAGACAACTCCTTTGAAGTCACTTGTAGCAGAAATCTTCGGTGGGGTAACTTCAGCTTAAAGAGATGCCAGTGCTCCAACAATTGATTGCTTTCCTTTGAAAGCGATCTTTTATATACTAGCTGTAGATAGAGGTTGTGCTCTCGACGGTGTGCGAAAATATTTCTCGGGTTGGTATGAGTTTTTATGCCTTGTTATTTAAAAAAAGTTTCCTTCTCATTGTCTCTTtctatttatttcatttgccctAAGGGTCATCTTTCTGATTCTGTAGGTGCTCTTTACTTATTTTATCATTTATctatttacttttatttttaccGGGTGTCTATTCCCGACGTCACTTAGCTGCCCAAGTAGCAAGTTGTCCTGACAGCCCGTTCCACTTGAAAGAAAGCAGAAGGACAGCTTCTATTGAGCACGTGGAAAAGAAGACGTTGACAATGTCAACCGGATGTCCAAAGAAGACGCACGAAtgaaaatataataataaaagaTCTTTTAGAAGTTTAATCGTTGCTGTCACTTTTGTACTGCTTTCTTTATTTTGGTCAAAGAGCCGTAAATACGCTATTCTTTATGCGAACagatacagaaaaaaaatgaaaatgagttATATTGATATTACAGatataaagaaataaaacagCGACTATAGAGCAAACGTACAGCAACTTATCAATATTACACAGGTGACAAAGAACAAAACAGTCAGCACTTCGACTAAGTGGCCACGTGTATTGAATCGATAATGTATTCTAAAACTGTTGCTGACAAAGAAACATGGTTTATGGTTAGAAAATACTCAGGTAATATAACTGTTCCAAACACGGAACAAACTTTGCAGACGACAACCTTatttaaaattgatttttgggtaaaataaatttttgcagtatctgtctgacatctgggcggacaccagaaccgcgccgtaggggaagagatgaaggggggggggggctgctgagAAAAcgaggagagaggtgccgtagtggagggctccggaataatttcgaacacttgGGGAtttttaccgtgcacttacatcgcacagcacacgggcaccttttgcgtttcgcctccatggaaacgcggccgccgcggtcgggttctaactcgggtactccggatcagcagccaccgcggcgggtaaagccTTATTGCACTCATTCACAATTTACGATTTAACCCAGAACAGGAGAAGAGTACACAGGGATCTGCTGGGTACCGAGCATCGCCGACATGGGTGGTAACAGGGGTGCGCACCTATGTTACGCCCCTGATGTATGCACTATTTACTACACAATGCAACGCCATCGAATCAGCATATAAAAATGGGCACTTCTTTCCAATACTTTAGTTTTAAAGTGAAAGGTTTACTACTCCCTTCCGTGGCTTGTTCGGAGTGTGTTTTATAACCATGTGACGTCGCCGAGCAGCAGCTGTGCCCAAACCGATGAACAACGCGAGCTtcgaaagaaaggaaaggcgcataactgacccCCTGGAAGAGTGGACTCGACATACCAATCGCTTTACGCTACGtggtggtagtgacagatgtgctcTGCAAGCGTTGGCATTGACGacattgtggcagaaacgcgtCACTGaatctataggccgtcggcgttcattgtgttcattggcgttggcgttgacaacgttctaaactacgatgattttgaggacaggaagggcgtggacgcctcagtcgcgctttgaggtacgtggcgatgACCCGCAGCGGTAACGCAATGCTTAAGGCGCTCGTATACTGATCCgccgtacccgggttcgaacctggccgcggcggccgaatttcgatgtaggcgaaacgcaaaagcacccgtgtgctgtgagatgtcagtgcacgttaaagatccccagatggttgaaattattgCCGGAACCATCCAGTGCCGAAGCTTTTGctctctttattctttcaatCCCAACATCCTCCCTTCCCTAACACGTCTGAACCTCTGTGTTTGCGAAAATGCCAGCCAATGATCTCATGTCAAACAGGGGTTGTTTCACCTAATACTTTCCAGAATTTGAAAAATAAGTTTGTGTGTTAGAAGATCGCTTTTCTTGGGCATGGGAAAGTTCAGCGGTATAGTACATAAGAACAGTAATTATTTCAGCGAACAGTTTAAGAACCaaattcaaaaataggctttttagaGTAAAAATGTGGCATTTGCAAAATGGTATTGCCAGCTCTGATCTCGCCTTGACTGCGTTCGTAGAGCGCACAAAGATAGCTCTGCGCATTTACGGAATGAGCATTTGCTTCCACGAACCTCTTCTTCCCACAAGAAAATTTATCTTTCAATTAAATACACTTTTCTCATCCAAAATGGCGGGGACCTGCCTGCCACACCTGGATTATTTCCTTATTGATTGTTGTATAGATTTTGAATTCACTAATATAATgaaagaaaacagtagcggtgCCGGTGACGGCTTTGCGTAAGGCGGGAAAATGTCCAAGTGTAAGCATATGATCCGGAAAATTTGTGTTAACTCAAGTTGGCATCTTGCTCGTATTAATAAATAATGAATATTTTGGATATGAGATTGCCTGCTTTGTGCAGCTGTGCGAGTTCGAAATTTTCATAAGTTAAAGCAAACTTCTTTTTCAAGCTTTCGCACTGTTACAATGAAACGGGATTTGTCCGATGTGCTCCTGCAATAAAGTATTagtttggaatttttttttttgtaaacctgaCCTAGGCAGTCCCACATGCAAGAACGCGTGATTCAATTGACAGGCTGCAGCAAGCGCAAAAAATAGTCGTggcttttctgaaattttttttaccACTATTTTTATTCCCATTTTTCATGCCGGCTCTTTTACCTGAACAATGCTAACAACACTGCTGCATCAGATCACCGCAGCGTCCTCACGAAGCCTGCAGTGAAGACTAGGTGGAGGCCGTTAATTTGCCGAATGAGTGCAGATCTCATGCCAGAGAGCGCATTTGACTTCCCTCTTTTCGTGAGTTCGCGCATGTCAAATGCCACTCACCTGAATTTTTTAAAACCTCATTTATTGCTTCTGGGCACaaggggagttgggaagaaaagggaaagaaaagagaGGAGTGGGTGGGTGTTAATTGAAGGAGAAAAGGttggccgatctaatgaaggcgaggagggattGGTGTTGTGGCCCTtgcgtccaagcaatatatgaggacgggttctCTGGCTGAAGACCCGATGCTTCAAGGTTGCGAATTCTGGTTGGCATCAGCTCCGGGCAAATTCACAggaagtggtgaatgtcagcctgaGTATCTTGCGAGTTGTAGACAGGACTccctaggcggggatataagtggcgatATTGAGGCCgcgtccgagttacggcaggagtgagggcaacccagACCGGGATCCTGCGGAGCACAACTCCTCTGCAATGGTAAGGCCTGgaggagggttatcgcacacggagggacgacaGCACGTGTTCGACACCGGAGGAGTTCCTTAAAtttcttgtgagaaggagggtagcatcatccatgCTGAGGAATTGGggcattgatgtgggtagggACACCAAGCGGCTTGCAGATTCTGCAGAGCTTTGCGAATTCTGCAGATCACGTGCGACCCATTCAATTGGAATGACTTGCGGAATGGGAGCCGCAAGGCGATATAAAATCTGGCAGAATTCTGGGCGTCGGCTGACGCGCCGAGgtagacgagttgcttgaagggcgtcagtgcagatgataatgtgggctgtagggagtAACTGCGGCTAAAGAGCGAAGCGCGTCTTGTGTAGCATCCAGCTCcgcacagaaggaagaagggGGTTCCGCGAATTGAAACCTCccgtcttgttaagtgcaggcttgcagggaTAGTAGACTGCAGTCATTGTTTCGCAGCACTGGAGactggcatcaacatatataTTAATTGAGCCGCAGGGTTCGTGActatcttgttccgcgattcCCTCGCGAAGAGACAATGCCGCATAAGATGAGGTTGGTCGACGTAGAAAGGTAGGTTTTTTGTCGCTCAGCTTcacaaagtcccatggaggaagaCCTGAGGGTGGCGGCGACAGTTTGGTGTGTAATGAAGCAAAGGACCGGAGTGCTCGCGATGAATGTAAAAGGGTGGTCTTAAAGCTACGAGCGTCACtgcgctgctgcacaagctcatCAAGTGTATTCAGctgagcattttcttgaagtgccacgataggtgtgatgcgtggaaggtaAGTGACAGTTCTCATAGCCTCTCGCATGGCGGATTCCCGACGATCCATTGAGCTCTTTTTAagtgttggaactgtgcttggtaaatgaggcgccATCGAAAAACCGCTTGCACTAAATTTGGTGCGGCGGGAGCGAGTACCGCCGGTTTGGGAGCGATACGTCTGATAAGGCGCGAAGTCTGCAACGTCTAATTTTTAGTCTGAGAAAGCCAGGCAGTGCCCTTTCCGGACTGATATATCGACAAACACAGAATTTTCAATGTCGAAGATTGATGAAATGTTATTCTAGATTGTTGGAGACGGATTGGCGTGGCAGCGAGTTTATGGCGTCCCAAGCGGTTGACCACTGACGTGAACGCATTTGTGCAAATTGGCGGTAATATCTAGGGCTGCCGCTTGAGAAAGCAGGTCAGAACTTAACGTCAGGGACTTCATGTTAGCGTcatgcaagaggaatgaaggTAACACTAAACAGCGTTGGTGACAATaccgagccttggggtacacCGCGAACAGAGACAAATGATCCTATGGAGCCACCACTGAGGCATATGGCAAATCTTCTgtcttcaaggaaggatttttaCAAAATCTCATACTCCAAGATGGAAATCCGGCATGTCCATAGAATCCAAAATGGCAGTATGACTTATGTTGTAAGCCATTTCGACATGCATGGCGAGACCGGTACGCacactgtggctgcgagttgatgacAGAAATTGTAACGAGAAGACCGCCAAACCATCTTCAGTGCTGATGAATGGACGGAAGCCAATTTGGGTGGTGTGGTACAAATCGTTGTGCTCAGGCCTATACGACAGTCGTGCGGCTAACATCTTCTCTGTCAGCCTGCACAGCGTTGTTTAGGAAAATATGCCGGACGTTTCCAAGGTCCGTCGGCGGCTTCCCTGCTTTTGGAATTCGGATCATAGTGACCTatttccaggtctcaggaacagagccgtttagccaCACTATGTTAATGGTGACGAGAAGCTGAGGGAGGACTGCAcaactcatgttcttgtacacctcacATAGTAAGGCATCCGGACCGGGCGATGTCTTTAGATTATCCTCATCTATTGCCGCAAGCAACTGAGACATGGTAAAAGCAGAGGCAATACCATCAGCATCTGCTGTTGATGGCAGTTTATCTACGTCAGTTGAAATTCCTGCCAAGTTAGAAGTGGTAGCTGAGGGCGGCAACACATCATAATTTGGGAAGAACTTCCGTGCCGCTTCTATGACGAAATCATCCCGAGACatgttagctgcgaagcatgcggtgCTAGCTGCGTCGGGGCGACGGTGACCTTGTTCCAATGCACGGAAAGTTTGTCAGAGAGATGGAATCGACGGCTTTGCAgaaaactgctcacaccacgcatgccactgactTCGTGATAGATTCCGTCGTACCTGCGAGCCTTAGCAGTAATATAGTTCAATCTTATACGTGGCTATGCTGATGTGGGATCAGGTGAAGCTGCCAGCTCGGCCTGTCGGCGAGCAGCGAGAAGGAGGTGGTAGCCCCGTTTAATGCGAATTTTATGCAGTGAACAAGCGATGGTGAGGACTCCTCAGAGAGATCCTGGAGAATAGTACGGAAACAATCCAAGTTGACCACCATGCACTTGCGTCTTAACCGGCTTGCCGGTGATGGATGGACACCGATGATGATAGTGTGGTGGTCACTCACCCAACAGGcaggctcaaggtgccacgaGGAAGTGCCGGGGCTAGACTGCCACGTCAGATCAGTGGCATATGCGGCACTGTGACTGTGCCGCACAGCCATCATTGCTGAACCGGGATGGTTTAGAAGAATAAACAACACATCCGCGAAGGCATACCGCAGACGCCTAGCGCGGGGGCTGGAAGAAGGGTATCCCAAGTCTGGGTGTGTGGGGTTGAAGTCTTCTCGGACTAAAAATCGA
Protein-coding sequences here:
- the LOC144121738 gene encoding uncharacterized protein LOC144121738; its protein translation is MKITLLLCIVGCYRCPFILCAANDARLLTRTETSRSPPHQLPQANLILDGVRNGEDAASPEEQWGALNRVSRAAGSFDESGDAVDGAVRAALTGPRRHRFVHFGRKRALSASYFGFRRSVTAETNQAPKPDTDGFEQHHERAESTDAENGAQAPNTKRSSNRFMRFGKWSQQSATKGDGAMRASHNNILQFGIGKLTKEEDVEDVLERMYATVDRAVSKRAGNRIMHFGKREPEYGVSSGLVGEPEFELVTADKKVLNRILQFGKRPSGSSIEIEAEDEVEEKDKRGPLEHRKMHIRKRENDNLSETMATNIDEAPATTPKRTAACRSKYSGRTDPIQTVTGIGRQLQRQFQEWKKRSPILHFAKREPQQLQARYYLAKPLGNRIMHFANRGGYTFYTSNQGSTSVANDKRLKRSIVHFGKRGDDLVSSTGRNKRNQIFHIGKRASGELDMTTGDLPVNKRAGNKILQFGKLLEGADVAAPLPTWPYGAHTNLSLQNDVSKRAHRILQFSKREGGATYDDKGMATDTLVMGGDDEYVRASKVAGLGGPETQSVIRKKRSTSTRGPNFDNCERCSGKHVDKKERRYKQGNVIFRIG